In Drosophila teissieri strain GT53w chromosome 2R, Prin_Dtei_1.1, whole genome shotgun sequence, the following proteins share a genomic window:
- the LOC122615323 gene encoding uncharacterized protein LOC122615323 isoform X2: MGESFYRCWPCDRNGKGENLFYVMEHSEPMLHQQLPTLSPTTALYSNFNNPLDPGTAEGPRFNKTGSHVHSPHLNLYQYVRTMANTTFNSRNRYIPYYNNRSYTSSVTALSMSCNPLINSHTQIQEQQGAASYQTIVPFYQPTSHCAQQQTKLSSVAPVLDNSFAESNTCSMADIASHNIKINTIPTNVLLPCSRPTKTAVAIQRSTSKEGGDKEGHSSAKITEMSDVVTLQITNLDYSLDESHLRSFLLNQLKPITPVVSLLFEGSSYAKVTVPDLYFAKQVVSNLHRKKIGHKRMLVSYTRDSSLTEVNTLRCQVAGLLKDVPFNTLPMYKFRELFQSRFKTSISVLDLYKMQDICTINSDNNEEKFISLNPELVNTLDISPLMEGLQHSVPYCSIHFKKEQHKGWAEQEIEPLPNVFMSISEIQKLIYPLLKVHTGDIPVATLLHCIKEVLNVSIMANENGVNMEHLICCVQGIQVRANNFGIKILGWLEINKEMQSGTFNASYNSCNLTASDRMNCGSYFKNTVADPLFQISREVIELLKMSPKSTMKFNRFIPAYHNHFGKQCRVADYGYTKLIELFEALSNVVQIMGDGENRQITLTHRIQIRRFTSDLLRVLRVNGNNSVLLSQLPLVFTQTQNRTFDITDYGVCDLIDILDGLVSSNIVTLGTVQNGKDILISMPKRKQTNSEMEKTCVFAGEMIELFQNALQYTISFQKFVRSYHYHFAYQCRLSDYGFLKLADLLDAINGLVEMELTSDEDKKIVLSPKMARRVFSEQCENLIRNATGNPSQCMKLDQVLIMHKKKYGYQIKPKTLGVSDMAMAVELLPYVELKKREQTIWLICHNNDLEFRILCYRVCKYVIERDTCVPALTNVRGEVKLTPSQQFLKAIHKSALVRDFNAKHKDQLSESALLAMRHAIEIYNDGGIQCIRLTRFMRFLIAIVRMLEQRPSMYLYEIKNGLNCGLSTTFEFGFPNLYSVITAHKELFRINNGPTQERSEVSINTNCELRKSSFGIDQHTLESQNQPYYKNRAQRSFHSHIGEYNGLQISQPPQKRSATINNYSTFQTLHADSDLLNLPENRFPSRTISSLPNSIGSALESGSLSNSYSNKENSMKSLQLFNSSFNSSSELNVTLGAGDLTNISAETAIPADTSYDQPSELWRRRQKNLNHRHSLNFPKSDNGNDGPCIMGNCIALGSIYEQTKHGALTKEKLPFWIDPIWSKGSEQPSHDILNIRLPKAKTTKPFSNILSPYTISKNENLKRQLFNFDNHDRKIA, translated from the exons ATGCTGGCCGTGTGATAGAAACGGAAAAGGCGAAAACTTATTTTACGTAATGGAGCATTCCGAGCCCATGCTTCATCAACAGCTACCAACATTATCGCCGACCACCGCCCTATATTCGAACTTTAATAACCCTTTGGATCCAGGAACAGCAGAAGGACCACGTTTTAATAAAACTGGGTCACACGTCCATAGCCC CCACCTGAATCTGTACCAATATGTTCGAACCATGGCGAACACCACTTTCAACAGCCGCAACCGATATATTCCGTACTATAACAATCGTTCCTACACCTCTTCGGTAACTGCTCTCTCTATGTCGTGTAATCCCCTGATCAACAGCCATACGCAGATCCAAGAGCAACAAGGTGCAGCGTCTTACCAAACGATTGTTCCGTTTTATCAGCCCACAAGCCACTGTGCGCAGCAACAGACAAAATTGTCATCGGTTGCTCCAGTTCTAGATAATTCATTCGCTGAAAGCAACACTTGCTCCATGGCCGACATTGCCTCTCacaacattaaaattaatacgATTCCGACTAATGTATTGTTGCCTTGCTCCAGGCCTACAAAAACCGCGGTGGCCATCCAAAGGTCAACCAGCAAAGAAGGTGGAGATAAGGAAGGTCATTCTTCTGCCAAGATTACAGAAATGAGCGACGTGGTAACTTTGCAGATAACCAACTTGGATTACTCGCTTGACGAATCACATCTACGCAGCTTTCTACTTAATCAGCTTAAGCCCATTACGCCCGTTGTGTCACTTCTCTTTGAGGGAAGCTCCTATGCCAAAGTCACTGTTCCTGATCTTTAC TTCGCAAAGCAGGTCGTCTCTAATTTGCACCGTAAGAAGATTGGTCACAAGCGCATGCTGGTCAGTTATACTCGCGATTCCTCCCTAACAGAGGTCAATACACTACGCTGCCAGGTCGCAGGACTTCTAAAG GATGTCCCGTTCAACACCCTCCCTATGTATAAGTTCAGAGAACTCTTTCAGTCGCGCTTTAAAACCTCAATCAGTGTTTTAGATTTATACAAAATGCAAGACATATGTACCATTAACTCGGACAACAATGAGGAAAAGTTTATCAGCTTAAATCCTGAATTGGTAAACACACTCGACATATCCCCCTTAATGGAAGGACTCCAACATAGTGTTCCTTACTGtagtattcattttaaaaaggaACAGCACAAAGGATGGGCCGAGCAGGAAATTGAGCCACTACCAAATGTCTTCATGAGCATTTCGGAAATTCAGAAACTAATTTATCCACTCCTAAAGGTACATACGGGCGACATTCCAGTGGCTACCCTTCTTCACTGTATCAAAGAAGTACTTAATGTATCAATAATGGCCAATGAAAATGGCGTCAACATGGAGCATTTGATCTGCTGTGTTCAGGGCATTCAAGTTCGGGCAAACAATTTTGGCATTAAAATTCTCGGATGGttagaaataaacaaagaaatgcaATCAGGAACTTTTAATGCCAGTTATAATTCATGTAACCTAACTGCCAGTGATCGCATGAATTGTGGAAGCTATTTCAAAAACACAGTAGCCGATCCGCTTTTCCAAATTTCCCGCGAAGTTATAGAGCTGTTAAAGATGTCACCAAAATCAACTATGAAATTCAACCGTTTTATTCCAGCCTATCACAATCACTTCGGAAAGCAATGTCGAGTTGCAGACTATGgctatacaaaattaatcGAACTGTTTGAGGCATTGTCAAACGTTGTTCAAATTATGGGAGACGGCGAAAATCGTCAAATTACGCTTACCCACCGTATTCAAATACGCAGGTTTACATCAGACTTATTGCGGGTTTTGCGCGTAAATGGTAACAACTCAGTTCTGCTTTCGCAGTTGCCGTTAGTTTTTACGCAGACCCAAAATAGGACTTTTGACATCACTGATTATGGAGTGTGCGACCTTATAGACATTCTAGACGGCTTAGTAAGCTCCAATATCGTAACTTTAGGCACTGTACAGAACGGAAAAGATATTCTGATATCAATGCCAAAACGCAAACAGACCAAcagtgaaatggaaaaaacgTGTGTGTTCGCTGGCGAAATGATCGAGCTCTTTCAAAACGCTCTTCAGTACACAATTTCATTTCAGAAGTTTGTACGCTCCTATCATTATCACTTTGCATATCAATGTCGTCTAAGTGACTACGGCTTTCTAAAACTAGCCGATCTTTTAGATGCAATTAATGGTTTAGTGGAAATGGAGTTGACAAGTGATGAGGACAAGAAAATTGTTCTCTCGCCAAAAATGGCTAGAAGAGTTTTCTCTGAACAATGTGAGAACCTAATTCGCAATGCAACAGGAAACCCATCGCAATGTATGAAGCTAGATCAGGTGCTAATAATGCACAAAAAGAAATATGGCTACCAAATTAAGCCGAAAACTTTGGGGGTTTCGGATATGGCTATGGCAGTAGAGTTGTTGCCTTACGTCGAGCTGAAAAAAAGAGAGCAGACCATTTGGCTTATTTGCCACAATAACGATCTTGAGTTTCGTATTCTTTGCTACAGGGTGTGTAAGTATGTCATTGAAAGGGATACTTGCGTACCAGCTTTAACAAACGTTAGAGGAGAAGTTAAGTTAACTCCATctcaacaatttttaaaagcgaTTCACAAAAGCGCTTTAGTTAGAGATTTCAATGCTAAGCATAAGGACCAGCTGTCAGAGTCAGCTCTTTTAGCCATGCGACATGCGATTGAG ATATACAATGATGGTGGCATACAGTGCATTCGCCTTACCCGTTTCATGAggtttttaattgccattgtGCGTATGCTTGAACAGCGACCAAGCATGTATCTGTATGAGATCAAGAATGGTTTAAACTGTGGCCTTAGCACCACATTTGAATTCGGATTCCCGAACCTATATTCAGTGATTACAGCACATAAGGAACTATTCAGGATTAACAACGGACCAACGCAAGAGAGAAGTGAGGTTTCCATCAATACTAACTGTGAGC TTCGAAAAAGTTCCTTTGGCATAGACCAGCACACGCTGGAATCCCAGAATCAACCATATTATAAAAATCGAGCACAACGGAGCTTTCATAGTCACATTGGCGAGTATAATGGACTTCAAATCAGTCAGCCCCCCCAGAAACGAAGCGCAACAATCAACAATTATTCTACATTTCAAACATTACATGCCGATAGCGACCTACTTAATTTGCCAGAAAATCGTTTTCCGTCAAGAACCATCTCATCGTTGCCTAATAGTATCGGATCAGCTCTGGAAAGTGGTAGTCTTTCCAATAGTTACAGCAACAAGGAAAACTCTATGAAATCTCTTCAATTATTTAACAGTTCATTTAACTCGTCTAGCGAGCTAAATGTCACTCTAGGAGCAGGAGATTTAACAAACATATCTGCAGAAACAGCTATCCCAGCTGACACTTCATATGATCAACCATCCGAACTTTGGCGTAGACGTCAAAAAAACTTGAATCACCGCCattcattaaattttcccAAATCAGATAATGGAAATGACGGTCCTTGCATCATGGGAAATTGCATCGCACTAGGATCCATTTATGAGCAAACGAAGCATGGGGCTCTAACAAAAGAG AAATTACCATTTTGGATCGATCCCATTTGGAGCAAAGGGTCGGAACAGCCTAGTCATGACATACTTAACATTCGACTTCCCAAGGCTAAAACAACTAAACCGTTTTCCAACATACTTTCACCATACACCAtttcaaaaaatgaaaatttgaaGCGacaattgtttaattttgataaTCACGATCGTAAAATAGCTTAA
- the LOC122615323 gene encoding uncharacterized protein LOC122615323 isoform X3 yields the protein MEHSEPMLHQQLPTLSPTTALYSNFNNPLDPGTAEGPRFNKTGSHVHSPYVGESQVKKVSELLSFPSHLNLYQYVRTMANTTFNSRNRYIPYYNNRSYTSSVTALSMSCNPLINSHTQIQEQQGAASYQTIVPFYQPTSHCAQQQTKLSSVAPVLDNSFAESNTCSMADIASHNIKINTIPTNVLLPCSRPTKTAVAIQRSTSKEGGDKEGHSSAKITEMSDVVTLQITNLDYSLDESHLRSFLLNQLKPITPVVSLLFEGSSYAKVTVPDLYFAKQVVSNLHRKKIGHKRMLVSYTRDSSLTEVNTLRCQVAGLLKDVPFNTLPMYKFRELFQSRFKTSISVLDLYKMQDICTINSDNNEEKFISLNPELVNTLDISPLMEGLQHSVPYCSIHFKKEQHKGWAEQEIEPLPNVFMSISEIQKLIYPLLKVHTGDIPVATLLHCIKEVLNVSIMANENGVNMEHLICCVQGIQVRANNFGIKILGWLEINKEMQSGTFNASYNSCNLTASDRMNCGSYFKNTVADPLFQISREVIELLKMSPKSTMKFNRFIPAYHNHFGKQCRVADYGYTKLIELFEALSNVVQIMGDGENRQITLTHRIQIRRFTSDLLRVLRVNGNNSVLLSQLPLVFTQTQNRTFDITDYGVCDLIDILDGLVSSNIVTLGTVQNGKDILISMPKRKQTNSEMEKTCVFAGEMIELFQNALQYTISFQKFVRSYHYHFAYQCRLSDYGFLKLADLLDAINGLVEMELTSDEDKKIVLSPKMARRVFSEQCENLIRNATGNPSQCMKLDQVLIMHKKKYGYQIKPKTLGVSDMAMAVELLPYVELKKREQTIWLICHNNDLEFRILCYRVCKYVIERDTCVPALTNVRGEVKLTPSQQFLKAIHKSALVRDFNAKHKDQLSESALLAMRHAIEIYNDGGIQCIRLTRFMRFLIAIVRMLEQRPSMYLYEIKNGLNCGLSTTFEFGFPNLYSVITAHKELFRINNGPTQERSEVSINTNCELRKSSFGIDQHTLESQNQPYYKNRAQRSFHSHIGEYNGLQISQPPQKRSATINNYSTFQTLHADSDLLNLPENRFPSRTISSLPNSIGSALESGSLSNSYSNKENSMKSLQLFNSSFNSSSELNVTLGAGDLTNISAETAIPADTSYDQPSELWRRRQKNLNHRHSLNFPKSDNGNDGPCIMGNCIALGSIYEQTKHGALTKEKLPFWIDPIWSKGSEQPSHDILNIRLPKAKTTKPFSNILSPYTISKNENLKRQLFNFDNHDRKIA from the exons ATGGAGCATTCCGAGCCCATGCTTCATCAACAGCTACCAACATTATCGCCGACCACCGCCCTATATTCGAACTTTAATAACCCTTTGGATCCAGGAACAGCAGAAGGACCACGTTTTAATAAAACTGGGTCACACGTCCATAGCCCGTATGTAGGCGAAAGTCAAGTGAAAAAAGTTTCTGAACTCTTATCTTTTCCCAGCCACCTGAATCTGTACCAATATGTTCGAACCATGGCGAACACCACTTTCAACAGCCGCAACCGATATATTCCGTACTATAACAATCGTTCCTACACCTCTTCGGTAACTGCTCTCTCTATGTCGTGTAATCCCCTGATCAACAGCCATACGCAGATCCAAGAGCAACAAGGTGCAGCGTCTTACCAAACGATTGTTCCGTTTTATCAGCCCACAAGCCACTGTGCGCAGCAACAGACAAAATTGTCATCGGTTGCTCCAGTTCTAGATAATTCATTCGCTGAAAGCAACACTTGCTCCATGGCCGACATTGCCTCTCacaacattaaaattaatacgATTCCGACTAATGTATTGTTGCCTTGCTCCAGGCCTACAAAAACCGCGGTGGCCATCCAAAGGTCAACCAGCAAAGAAGGTGGAGATAAGGAAGGTCATTCTTCTGCCAAGATTACAGAAATGAGCGACGTGGTAACTTTGCAGATAACCAACTTGGATTACTCGCTTGACGAATCACATCTACGCAGCTTTCTACTTAATCAGCTTAAGCCCATTACGCCCGTTGTGTCACTTCTCTTTGAGGGAAGCTCCTATGCCAAAGTCACTGTTCCTGATCTTTAC TTCGCAAAGCAGGTCGTCTCTAATTTGCACCGTAAGAAGATTGGTCACAAGCGCATGCTGGTCAGTTATACTCGCGATTCCTCCCTAACAGAGGTCAATACACTACGCTGCCAGGTCGCAGGACTTCTAAAG GATGTCCCGTTCAACACCCTCCCTATGTATAAGTTCAGAGAACTCTTTCAGTCGCGCTTTAAAACCTCAATCAGTGTTTTAGATTTATACAAAATGCAAGACATATGTACCATTAACTCGGACAACAATGAGGAAAAGTTTATCAGCTTAAATCCTGAATTGGTAAACACACTCGACATATCCCCCTTAATGGAAGGACTCCAACATAGTGTTCCTTACTGtagtattcattttaaaaaggaACAGCACAAAGGATGGGCCGAGCAGGAAATTGAGCCACTACCAAATGTCTTCATGAGCATTTCGGAAATTCAGAAACTAATTTATCCACTCCTAAAGGTACATACGGGCGACATTCCAGTGGCTACCCTTCTTCACTGTATCAAAGAAGTACTTAATGTATCAATAATGGCCAATGAAAATGGCGTCAACATGGAGCATTTGATCTGCTGTGTTCAGGGCATTCAAGTTCGGGCAAACAATTTTGGCATTAAAATTCTCGGATGGttagaaataaacaaagaaatgcaATCAGGAACTTTTAATGCCAGTTATAATTCATGTAACCTAACTGCCAGTGATCGCATGAATTGTGGAAGCTATTTCAAAAACACAGTAGCCGATCCGCTTTTCCAAATTTCCCGCGAAGTTATAGAGCTGTTAAAGATGTCACCAAAATCAACTATGAAATTCAACCGTTTTATTCCAGCCTATCACAATCACTTCGGAAAGCAATGTCGAGTTGCAGACTATGgctatacaaaattaatcGAACTGTTTGAGGCATTGTCAAACGTTGTTCAAATTATGGGAGACGGCGAAAATCGTCAAATTACGCTTACCCACCGTATTCAAATACGCAGGTTTACATCAGACTTATTGCGGGTTTTGCGCGTAAATGGTAACAACTCAGTTCTGCTTTCGCAGTTGCCGTTAGTTTTTACGCAGACCCAAAATAGGACTTTTGACATCACTGATTATGGAGTGTGCGACCTTATAGACATTCTAGACGGCTTAGTAAGCTCCAATATCGTAACTTTAGGCACTGTACAGAACGGAAAAGATATTCTGATATCAATGCCAAAACGCAAACAGACCAAcagtgaaatggaaaaaacgTGTGTGTTCGCTGGCGAAATGATCGAGCTCTTTCAAAACGCTCTTCAGTACACAATTTCATTTCAGAAGTTTGTACGCTCCTATCATTATCACTTTGCATATCAATGTCGTCTAAGTGACTACGGCTTTCTAAAACTAGCCGATCTTTTAGATGCAATTAATGGTTTAGTGGAAATGGAGTTGACAAGTGATGAGGACAAGAAAATTGTTCTCTCGCCAAAAATGGCTAGAAGAGTTTTCTCTGAACAATGTGAGAACCTAATTCGCAATGCAACAGGAAACCCATCGCAATGTATGAAGCTAGATCAGGTGCTAATAATGCACAAAAAGAAATATGGCTACCAAATTAAGCCGAAAACTTTGGGGGTTTCGGATATGGCTATGGCAGTAGAGTTGTTGCCTTACGTCGAGCTGAAAAAAAGAGAGCAGACCATTTGGCTTATTTGCCACAATAACGATCTTGAGTTTCGTATTCTTTGCTACAGGGTGTGTAAGTATGTCATTGAAAGGGATACTTGCGTACCAGCTTTAACAAACGTTAGAGGAGAAGTTAAGTTAACTCCATctcaacaatttttaaaagcgaTTCACAAAAGCGCTTTAGTTAGAGATTTCAATGCTAAGCATAAGGACCAGCTGTCAGAGTCAGCTCTTTTAGCCATGCGACATGCGATTGAG ATATACAATGATGGTGGCATACAGTGCATTCGCCTTACCCGTTTCATGAggtttttaattgccattgtGCGTATGCTTGAACAGCGACCAAGCATGTATCTGTATGAGATCAAGAATGGTTTAAACTGTGGCCTTAGCACCACATTTGAATTCGGATTCCCGAACCTATATTCAGTGATTACAGCACATAAGGAACTATTCAGGATTAACAACGGACCAACGCAAGAGAGAAGTGAGGTTTCCATCAATACTAACTGTGAGC TTCGAAAAAGTTCCTTTGGCATAGACCAGCACACGCTGGAATCCCAGAATCAACCATATTATAAAAATCGAGCACAACGGAGCTTTCATAGTCACATTGGCGAGTATAATGGACTTCAAATCAGTCAGCCCCCCCAGAAACGAAGCGCAACAATCAACAATTATTCTACATTTCAAACATTACATGCCGATAGCGACCTACTTAATTTGCCAGAAAATCGTTTTCCGTCAAGAACCATCTCATCGTTGCCTAATAGTATCGGATCAGCTCTGGAAAGTGGTAGTCTTTCCAATAGTTACAGCAACAAGGAAAACTCTATGAAATCTCTTCAATTATTTAACAGTTCATTTAACTCGTCTAGCGAGCTAAATGTCACTCTAGGAGCAGGAGATTTAACAAACATATCTGCAGAAACAGCTATCCCAGCTGACACTTCATATGATCAACCATCCGAACTTTGGCGTAGACGTCAAAAAAACTTGAATCACCGCCattcattaaattttcccAAATCAGATAATGGAAATGACGGTCCTTGCATCATGGGAAATTGCATCGCACTAGGATCCATTTATGAGCAAACGAAGCATGGGGCTCTAACAAAAGAG AAATTACCATTTTGGATCGATCCCATTTGGAGCAAAGGGTCGGAACAGCCTAGTCATGACATACTTAACATTCGACTTCCCAAGGCTAAAACAACTAAACCGTTTTCCAACATACTTTCACCATACACCAtttcaaaaaatgaaaatttgaaGCGacaattgtttaattttgataaTCACGATCGTAAAATAGCTTAA